Proteins from a single region of Maridesulfovibrio ferrireducens:
- the secA gene encoding preprotein translocase subunit SecA: MFNAIVSTIFGSSNERFIKKLKPQIDAIASFEPEMEKLTDEQFPQKVAQWKEEVAAGKDLDDILPEVFALVREAGKRSLGMRHYDVQMVGGLVLHGGRIAEMKTGEGKTLVATLPAVLNAISGKGVHLITVNDYLATRDAGWMGKLYNFLGLTIGVVVHGQTDQERQDAYACDITYGTNNEFGFDYLRDNMKFYKEQLVQRELNFAIVDEVDSILVDEARTPLIISGSSDEATGMYAQVDTIIPLLKRDVDFEVDEKGHSITMTEEGVTKCEQILKIDNLYDSQHISFQHHIMQGIKAHHLFSRDVDYIVKDDQVVIVDEFTGRLMPGRRFSDGLHQALEAKEGVKVESENQTLASITFQNYFRMYNKLSGMTGTADTEAVEFSQIYNLDVIVIPTNTEMVRKDYPDSIYKTQMEKYNAIANEIATLYKKGQPVLVGTVSIEKSELIGSLLKKRGIPHDVLNAKQHEKEAEIVAEAGFKGHVTIATNMAGRGTDIVLGEGVKELGGLHIIGTERHESRRIDNQLRGRSGRQGDPGSSRFYLALDDDLMRLFGSERIAGIMDKLGMQEGEPIENKMVSKAIENSQKRVEGHNFEIRKQLLDYDNVMNQQREVIYSLRREVMNSEDMDDMIFEFVEELLDESYYPVAEAKGKPLDEETVEMVRMGLDEVFGFNRKVEFKEGVPDREQAEEWIKDILGELKSNAEDHYNEIQRYFMLESLDRNWKDHLLNMDHLREGIGLRGYGQKDPKHEYKREGFELFREMLERIKENTVKALCHLRIEAEVRDEEFQHKDQKGLEYSDKEEGEPKKKQPVRRSEPKVGRNENCPCGSGKKYKKCCGK; the protein is encoded by the coding sequence ATGTTTAACGCCATAGTTTCGACGATATTCGGTTCCAGTAATGAAAGGTTTATTAAAAAGCTTAAACCGCAGATTGATGCAATTGCTTCATTTGAACCGGAAATGGAAAAGCTGACTGATGAACAGTTTCCGCAGAAAGTTGCTCAGTGGAAAGAAGAAGTCGCAGCGGGAAAAGATCTTGATGATATCCTGCCGGAAGTTTTTGCTTTAGTCCGTGAAGCCGGAAAACGTTCTCTTGGCATGCGTCATTACGATGTACAGATGGTCGGTGGTCTGGTTTTGCACGGTGGAAGAATTGCGGAAATGAAAACTGGTGAAGGTAAAACCCTCGTGGCTACTTTGCCTGCTGTTCTTAACGCTATTTCCGGTAAAGGTGTTCACCTTATCACCGTCAATGACTACCTTGCCACTCGTGATGCGGGTTGGATGGGTAAACTTTATAATTTTCTAGGTCTCACAATCGGTGTTGTCGTTCATGGTCAAACTGATCAAGAACGGCAGGACGCTTACGCATGTGATATCACTTATGGTACGAATAATGAGTTTGGTTTTGATTATCTTCGTGACAACATGAAGTTTTACAAAGAACAGCTTGTTCAGCGTGAACTGAATTTTGCTATTGTTGATGAAGTTGACTCCATTTTAGTTGATGAAGCACGTACTCCGCTTATTATTTCCGGTTCCTCTGATGAAGCAACCGGTATGTATGCTCAGGTTGATACCATCATCCCTCTTCTTAAGCGGGACGTTGATTTTGAAGTGGATGAAAAAGGTCACTCCATAACGATGACTGAGGAAGGTGTTACCAAGTGCGAGCAGATTCTTAAAATTGATAATCTTTACGATTCTCAGCATATTTCATTTCAGCATCACATAATGCAGGGGATCAAAGCTCATCATTTGTTTTCGCGAGATGTTGATTATATCGTAAAAGATGATCAGGTTGTCATTGTTGATGAATTTACGGGCCGTTTAATGCCTGGCAGACGCTTTTCAGATGGATTACATCAGGCTTTGGAAGCAAAAGAAGGCGTAAAAGTTGAGTCTGAAAATCAGACACTTGCTTCTATCACTTTTCAGAATTACTTCCGCATGTATAACAAGCTTTCAGGTATGACCGGTACTGCGGATACTGAAGCCGTTGAATTTTCGCAGATTTATAATCTTGACGTCATTGTAATCCCTACTAATACGGAGATGGTCCGTAAGGATTACCCTGACTCCATCTATAAGACGCAGATGGAAAAATATAACGCTATCGCGAACGAAATTGCTACTCTTTATAAGAAAGGTCAGCCTGTACTGGTTGGTACTGTTTCCATTGAAAAATCTGAGTTGATTGGATCTCTGCTTAAAAAACGGGGAATTCCGCATGACGTGCTGAATGCAAAGCAGCACGAAAAGGAAGCTGAGATTGTAGCAGAAGCCGGCTTCAAGGGGCATGTCACTATTGCTACGAATATGGCTGGTCGTGGTACTGACATTGTACTCGGAGAAGGCGTTAAGGAGCTTGGCGGGTTGCATATTATCGGAACAGAGCGGCATGAATCCCGTCGTATTGATAATCAGCTTCGAGGTCGTTCCGGTCGACAGGGTGATCCGGGAAGCTCCCGTTTTTATCTTGCTCTTGATGATGACCTGATGAGACTTTTCGGCTCTGAGCGTATTGCCGGCATTATGGATAAGCTGGGAATGCAGGAAGGGGAGCCAATTGAGAATAAAATGGTTTCCAAAGCTATTGAAAATTCTCAGAAGCGTGTTGAAGGTCATAACTTTGAAATACGTAAACAGTTGCTTGATTATGACAATGTTATGAATCAGCAGCGTGAAGTTATATACTCACTCCGTCGTGAAGTTATGAATTCTGAAGACATGGATGACATGATTTTCGAGTTCGTTGAAGAACTGCTGGATGAAAGCTATTATCCGGTTGCTGAGGCCAAAGGTAAACCTTTGGATGAAGAGACTGTGGAAATGGTTAGAATGGGTCTTGACGAGGTCTTCGGGTTCAACCGCAAGGTTGAGTTCAAAGAAGGTGTGCCGGATCGTGAGCAGGCTGAGGAGTGGATTAAAGACATTCTTGGTGAACTCAAAAGCAACGCTGAAGATCATTACAATGAAATTCAGCGCTATTTCATGCTTGAATCTCTTGACCGTAACTGGAAAGATCATCTTCTGAATATGGATCATTTGCGCGAAGGTATAGGTCTTCGTGGATACGGACAGAAAGACCCTAAGCATGAGTATAAACGTGAAGGTTTCGAACTCTTTCGGGAAATGCTTGAGCGCATAAAAGAGAATACTGTGAAAGCTCTTTGCCATCTTCGAATTGAAGCCGAAGTTCGTGATGAAGAGTTTCAGCATAAAGATCAGAAGGGGCTTGAGTATTCCGATAAAGAAGAAGGCGAACCAAAGAAAAAACAGCCGGTGCGACGATCCGAACCCAAGGTTGGTAGAAATGAAAATTGCCCTTGTGGAAGCGGAAAGAAATATAAGAAGTGTTGCGGTAAATAG
- a CDS encoding MarC family protein, translating to MLAVFFQTYLKLFFILTPFFAISAFLSLTQDLSPAERKKTAVKVTLAVIISSLVVYLYGRYIFELFGITLDAFRIGAGAILFLSAMNMVGGGGKKFEAGNDDDDIAVVPLAIPIVVGPGTIGALLVMGSTVQGLKDQALACAALLSAVLTVGVLLFVSSGLKRLLGKRGLNILSRLTGLLVASIAAQIFFTGLRNFMLN from the coding sequence ATGCTTGCAGTATTTTTTCAAACATATTTAAAATTGTTTTTTATCCTAACCCCGTTTTTTGCTATATCTGCATTTTTATCTCTGACGCAGGATCTGAGTCCTGCGGAACGGAAAAAAACAGCTGTAAAGGTTACACTGGCGGTAATAATAAGCTCTCTCGTTGTTTATCTCTATGGACGTTATATTTTTGAATTGTTCGGCATCACTCTTGATGCTTTCAGAATTGGAGCAGGCGCGATCCTCTTTCTGTCTGCAATGAACATGGTCGGCGGTGGCGGGAAAAAATTTGAAGCCGGCAATGATGATGATGATATTGCAGTTGTTCCTTTAGCTATTCCTATTGTAGTAGGTCCGGGGACCATTGGCGCTCTTCTCGTAATGGGGTCAACTGTTCAAGGTCTGAAAGATCAGGCTTTAGCTTGCGCAGCTCTCCTAAGCGCGGTATTAACAGTCGGTGTTCTTTTGTTTGTATCTTCGGGTCTTAAGCGTTTACTTGGTAAGCGCGGACTGAATATTTTAAGCAGACTGACCGGACTGTTAGTCGCCTCTATTGCAGCTCAGATATTTTTCACTGGACTGCGAAATTTTATGCTGAATTAA
- a CDS encoding YfcE family phosphodiesterase, with protein sequence MKIAVISDTHLREPDSRLTEIFNEHLADADLLIHCGDLVSFSVWQFFCQHPNFYAALGNCDDWKLSDQLRPLESLSFQGLRIGIAHGWGNRSQVSRNVANSFSPDFDLLCYGHTHIQDWSVVNGIQMLNPGSLTSPRDNKPPSVAILEVAENMNLFCSFIPVD encoded by the coding sequence GTGAAAATAGCTGTTATCTCTGATACACATCTCCGTGAGCCTGATTCCAGACTCACGGAGATTTTTAATGAACATCTGGCAGATGCAGATCTGCTCATTCATTGCGGTGATTTAGTTTCTTTTTCAGTCTGGCAATTCTTCTGCCAGCATCCCAATTTCTATGCCGCGCTGGGTAACTGTGACGACTGGAAGCTCTCGGACCAACTGCGCCCACTAGAATCACTTTCTTTCCAAGGACTCAGGATCGGAATTGCTCACGGATGGGGAAACCGCTCTCAAGTATCGAGGAATGTAGCTAATTCCTTCAGTCCTGATTTTGACCTTCTCTGCTACGGACATACTCACATTCAAGACTGGTCGGTTGTTAATGGCATTCAAATGCTGAACCCCGGGAGCCTTACCTCACCTCGCGATAACAAGCCGCCGAGTGTTGCTATTCTAGAAGTTGCAGAAAATATGAACCTTTTCTGTTCCTTTATCCCTGTCGACTAA
- a CDS encoding VacJ family lipoprotein has translation MKKPMTLKNSASNALLAFLVLTFILLTFPSQVRSAESDDPILVAQVGSGIIGAVEKENGSAPTDDDFDDDIWGDAKTQQQTGASDPWEGYNRAMFTFNDFMYFKITKPVTQGYMYVMPLRPRTWINNFFQNLLYPVRVTSCLLQAKFFTAGAETSKFVANTVIGMGGLGNVAGSQQSTMPLYLGNEDMGQTFGVWGISNGPYFVIPVLGPSTVRDAVGLGIDTFVLNPFWWFGIPWYYSVSAGAYNQINKLSFHLGEYESLKEGAIDPYLALRNAYLQYRTKQVNDAKRGRPAPTSSIVTDPNAETQPTN, from the coding sequence ATGAAAAAGCCCATGACCTTAAAAAATTCAGCTTCAAATGCGCTTCTAGCCTTTTTAGTGCTGACCTTCATCCTGCTGACCTTTCCCTCACAGGTAAGATCCGCAGAAAGTGATGACCCTATACTTGTCGCGCAAGTCGGCTCCGGGATTATCGGCGCAGTAGAGAAAGAGAACGGATCAGCTCCAACCGATGACGATTTCGATGACGACATCTGGGGCGATGCGAAAACACAGCAGCAAACAGGTGCTTCTGACCCATGGGAAGGCTACAACCGGGCAATGTTTACGTTTAATGATTTTATGTACTTTAAAATCACTAAACCCGTAACGCAAGGGTACATGTATGTCATGCCTCTTCGCCCGAGAACATGGATAAACAACTTTTTCCAGAACCTACTTTACCCAGTTCGCGTAACAAGCTGTCTGCTTCAAGCCAAATTTTTCACTGCCGGCGCTGAAACATCTAAATTCGTAGCCAATACCGTAATCGGTATGGGTGGTCTCGGTAATGTTGCAGGATCACAGCAGTCTACCATGCCTCTCTACTTAGGTAATGAAGACATGGGACAGACTTTCGGAGTATGGGGAATTTCGAATGGCCCTTACTTTGTTATTCCGGTTCTTGGACCATCTACAGTGCGTGATGCTGTCGGACTTGGAATTGATACATTCGTGCTCAATCCTTTCTGGTGGTTCGGTATTCCTTGGTACTATTCCGTTTCAGCCGGAGCTTACAACCAGATCAACAAGCTTTCATTCCACCTTGGTGAATATGAATCCCTTAAAGAGGGTGCGATTGATCCTTACCTTGCTCTAAGAAACGCATATTTGCAGTATAGAACAAAGCAAGTTAATGACGCTAAACGCGGACGTCCTGCTCCGACTTCAAGCATTGTGACCGACCCTAATGCGGAAACTCAGCCGACGAACTAA
- a CDS encoding phospholipid-binding protein MlaC gives MKRITTISIFLLLLSLASLACFAATANSPLERLRSGVQSVINVLNDPQYKGVVDKQDEMNAKVREAVKSFFNFRELSKRTIGRPWLKFSSEEQDRFISLFTQLLEETYLGRIEDYTNEKVSFDKETIIKAKYAQVDTRLLTNKEAIPVIYRLKLIDNAWNVYDVKIEGISLVNNYRSQFAGILDTSSNDKFETSKKELFTRLEQKCHELKDQQEKK, from the coding sequence ATGAAAAGAATCACAACCATATCCATTTTCCTCCTGCTTTTGAGCCTTGCGTCACTCGCATGTTTCGCCGCAACCGCAAATTCACCACTGGAACGGCTGCGTTCCGGCGTACAAAGCGTTATTAATGTCCTTAATGACCCTCAATATAAAGGTGTTGTTGATAAGCAGGATGAAATGAATGCGAAAGTACGTGAAGCAGTCAAAAGCTTTTTCAATTTTCGCGAGCTGTCAAAAAGGACAATAGGCAGGCCATGGCTTAAGTTTTCCTCCGAAGAACAAGACAGGTTTATTTCTCTTTTCACTCAATTGCTTGAAGAAACCTATCTCGGTAGAATCGAAGATTATACCAATGAAAAAGTCTCATTTGACAAAGAGACTATAATAAAGGCAAAATACGCTCAAGTAGACACTAGATTGCTTACAAACAAAGAAGCCATACCTGTCATTTATCGTCTCAAATTAATCGATAATGCTTGGAATGTTTATGATGTAAAAATCGAAGGAATCAGTCTAGTCAACAATTACAGATCCCAATTTGCTGGAATACTTGACACAAGTTCGAATGATAAATTCGAAACAAGCAAAAAAGAACTGTTTACGCGCCTCGAACAGAAGTGCCATGAATTAAAAGACCAACAAGAAAAAAAATAA
- the mlaD gene encoding outer membrane lipid asymmetry maintenance protein MlaD, translated as MKKYSKETTVGLFVLIGLLLIVYMSVKLGDVRILSDSHYHVSASFNDISGLRINAPVEIMGVPVGFVDNISLNLETQKAIVGLSLENKIELTDDAIASIKTSGLIGDKYVKIALGGVGDPIEPGGTIIETESAIDIEDLISKYVFGKV; from the coding sequence ATGAAAAAATACTCTAAAGAAACAACTGTTGGACTCTTCGTACTCATTGGACTGCTGCTGATAGTCTATATGAGTGTTAAACTTGGAGACGTGCGCATTTTATCAGACAGCCACTATCACGTGAGTGCCAGTTTTAACGATATATCCGGTCTCAGGATAAATGCTCCTGTTGAAATAATGGGAGTTCCAGTAGGCTTTGTCGACAATATTTCCTTAAACCTTGAAACTCAAAAAGCGATTGTGGGACTCAGTCTTGAAAATAAGATCGAGCTTACGGACGATGCAATTGCATCTATAAAAACCAGCGGGTTGATAGGCGATAAGTATGTAAAAATAGCCCTCGGCGGTGTCGGAGACCCCATTGAACCTGGTGGAACGATTATCGAGACAGAATCGGCGATCGATATTGAAGACTTGATAAGTAAATATGTTTTTGGCAAGGTCTAA
- a CDS encoding ABC transporter ATP-binding protein: MKNSAPDIRIENLTIGYDGTPVVNNINATLPGGGVTVILGGSGCGKSTLLKNILRLNTPLGGAVFLGKHNILTLKRKAFRCLKQRIGVLFQDGALLGSLNLFDNVALPLREHTRLKSSEISKVVKAKLNLVGLEPFIDYFPNELSGGMRKRAGLARAMVMDPDILFCDEPTSGLDPINSAELDELLLELKESFDMTIVVVSHDLASMKTIADHILVLGEGKALFEGSKESLLATENPYLRQFLDRQGQKREAPRLTMPPLDPSVMKMDCTRYLGDQDNN; the protein is encoded by the coding sequence ACTTTGCCCGGTGGCGGTGTTACCGTAATCCTCGGTGGATCAGGATGCGGAAAATCAACGTTGCTAAAAAATATACTTAGACTGAACACACCTCTCGGAGGAGCAGTTTTTCTTGGCAAACACAATATTTTAACATTAAAAAGAAAGGCTTTCAGGTGTCTAAAACAACGCATAGGCGTACTTTTTCAAGATGGTGCTCTTCTTGGTTCTTTAAATTTATTTGATAACGTGGCTCTTCCGCTCAGAGAACATACGCGACTTAAGTCCTCTGAAATTTCTAAAGTTGTTAAAGCGAAACTTAATCTTGTCGGACTTGAACCTTTCATTGACTATTTTCCAAATGAACTTTCAGGTGGAATGAGAAAAAGAGCAGGACTTGCAAGGGCCATGGTTATGGACCCTGACATTCTTTTCTGTGATGAGCCTACATCAGGCCTTGATCCTATAAATTCTGCGGAACTGGATGAACTGCTTCTGGAGCTTAAAGAAAGCTTTGATATGACAATCGTTGTTGTCAGTCACGACCTTGCAAGCATGAAAACAATTGCAGACCACATTCTTGTTCTCGGTGAAGGCAAGGCTCTTTTCGAAGGAAGCAAGGAATCTCTTTTAGCAACGGAAAACCCCTATTTACGACAGTTCCTTGATAGACAAGGGCAAAAAAGGGAAGCACCAAGACTAACAATGCCCCCTCTCGACCCTTCAGTGATGAAAATGGACTGCACCAGATATCTTGGTGATCAGGATAATAATTGA